One Mycolicibacterium sp. TUM20985 genomic window, AGTGCGGGGGTGTAGACGTCCAGCGGGATCTGGCTCAGCGGGACGACGCACAACAGGATCGCCACGAGGTGGCGGGGCGGTCCCACCGCGGCCGTCACGGCAGCGTCCAGAACTTCACCGTGACGAGGTAGAAGATCACCGCCCAAACCGCGTTGATGGCCAGCACGAGCGCGAAACCCTTGATGTTGGTGGAGGGTTGGCGTGCGTTCTTCGACGGCACCATCCAGAACCGCAGGATCGGATTGCCGTAGAAGGGCATCGTGACGTAGCTCATCACGAAGCTCGACAGCAGGTTGCCGACCAACATGCTGAACCAGAGCGGCATGCCGAGCGGCGCGGTGAGCAGCGTGAGGAACACGACTGTCGGGTATAGCCCCATCCACACCGCCATCGAGGTCTTGAAGTCAGATGGGGGCGGTGAGTCGGAGTCGCCGTAGTCGAACCAGTTGCCGAACGAGTGATCGATCCTGCGCAGCGTGAAGTCGGCGAACCGCTCGTCGGAGAGCAGGGTCCGGCGCGCGTCGGACGTCAGCCACGCATCGAGGTGTTCGGCGTTGTCGAACTTGTAGGAGATGGTCCACTCGTCCTGAACGCCCTCGATGGGCCGGAAGATCTCCGAGCCACGGAACCCGGCGAACGTGCTCTCCACGTCGTCGACCTCGGCCTGCCATGTGAGGAAGGCCTCGACCTGATCGGGGGCGACCCGGTGGCTGACGACGACGGTGACCAACGCGTCGTCGACCTTGCTGTCCTGGGCGATCACCTGCCGGGTGCCGGGACCGTCGAACAGGTCGGCGCCGCGATCCAGGAGGTCTTGGCGGGTCGCACTATTGACCCACTTCTGCAGGTTCGCCACGGAATCGAACTGGTAGACCACCACCCAGTCGGTCTGCTCACCGCTTGGCCGGCGCAGCTCGATCCCACGGAACCCCGGGTAGCGAGCCGCGGCCGCGCCGAGCTTCTTCTGCCACTCCAGGTAGTCATCGTCGCGCCCGGCCCGCACCTTCTGTCCAATGAGAAGTGTCGCGGCACCGGCGGTGGCCGAGTCGTCGGTCATCGCGTACTGCCCTCCCCGGGCCATGCTGCCGTCGCAGCGATCGCCCCAACACCAGACCCACACGGGGAGTGAGGCATTCGGCTGCGTCCCAGGTCATCCGGTGGCGGAGCGGCGGGCCTTCCCGGGAAGTCGGTCACCTTCATGGTCGGTCGTGCGCCCTTCTCGAACTACGGGCCGACACCTGGCGGCGAGCACAACGTAACAGGGCAGGCAGGCTCCGTCGCGGCCATGCAAGAAGTCAGCTACCTCGTCATCTGCCGGGTGTCGTGATACGTCCTGAGCGAACACCCTTCCGCCGACCGCATCGTTCGGCGATGATGTCGCCATGGGCGAGATCATCCACATCCCCCGCGACCGACGGCAACAGCCGGACCCATTGTGGCGCGAGGCCCTCGGTCGGAGACTGCGCGTGACCCGCGAGCATCAGGGCCGCCGACTGGTCGACGTCGCCGAGCGGGCGGGCATCTCACCGCAGTACCTCTCCGAGATCGAGCGTGGCCGCAAGGAGCCGTCGAGCGAGATGATCGCCGCGGTGTCCGGGGCGCTCGGCATCGAGCTCGCCCGTTTACTCGGTGGCATCTCGGCCGACCTGAGCCGGCCGACCACCCGCCGGTCGGCGGGCCCGATGCTGATGGCGGCTTAGGCCCGCTGGTCGAGTAGGCGATCGGCGAGGCCGTACGCCACCGCGCCGTCTGCGTCGAATACGCGGTCGCGATCGGTGTCGTGGCGCAATTCCTCGACGGTCCGTCCGGTGTGCCGGGCCAGGATCGCCTCGAGTTGGTTTCGGACCCGAACCACCTCGTCCGCCTGCAGGATCAGATCGGGGATGGTGCCGCGGCCCTGCGCCGCCGGCTGATGGAGCACCACCCTCGAATGCGGCAACACCGCTCGCCGGCCCGGCGCGCCCGCCGCGAGCAGCACCGCGCCTGCCGCCACGGCCTGCCCGATGCACGTCGTGGCTACCGGTGCCCGCACGAACCGCATGGTGTCGTAGATCGCCAGCATCGCTGCGAGGTCGCCACCCTCGGAGTTGATGTAGAGACTGATCTCCTGCTCCGGGTTGTCGGCCTCCAGGTGCAACAGTTGCGCGATGAGAGCGTTGGCGACGCCGGAGTCGATCGCCGTGCCCAGATAGACGATCCGCTCCGTGAGCAGATGCGAGTAGACGTCCATGATCCGCTCGCCCGCGGCGTTGCGCACCAGCACGTTGGGAATCGTGTAGCTGCTCATGCGGGCGCCCCGATTCCGAACTGCCGCTCGCGATTCGGCACGACCTGGGTGAACTGCTCGACGACGTGGTCGACGAACCCGTAGGTACGCGCCTGCTCTGCGGTGAACCAGCGATCGTGCAGCGAGTCGGTGAAGATGCGCTCGACGTCCTGCCCGGTGTCGTCGGCGATGATCCGCAGCACGGTGTCTCGGGTATGCCGCAGGTCGTCGGCCTGGACTTCCACCTCGACCGCCGAACCGGCGATGCCCGCCGAGCCCTGGTGCATCAGGATGCGCGCGTGCGGGAGCGCGAAGCGCTTGCCCCGTGTCCCCGCCGACAGCAGGAACTGACCTGCACTGCACGCCAATCCGAGCGCGAGAGTCGACACGTCGCACGGCACCAACCGCATCACGTCCCGGATGGCGAGCATCGAGGGCACCGATCCGCCCGGTGAGTGAATCCACAGCGCGATGTCCTGCTGGGCGTCCTCGGTGGCGAGCGCGAGTAGCTGTGTCGCCAGGACGGTCCCGTTGTCGTCGTCGAGCGGGCCGTCCAGCACGAGCACACGCTGACGTAGGAGGTTGTCCCGCAGTTGCTGATGGAACTGAGGCGGTTTGTCGTCGGTCATGCATCGACGATGCCTTGGCGTCAGCACCTTTCGCTGCCCACGCTGCTCTGAGCAGAACGGCCCAGCGTGCGGAACGGGTGCGGCCTCGCGAAAGTCGACGCACGTTCACCCGATCTTGTTACCTTTACCGCGATGTTGGCCGAACTGATCCCCCTGGCCCTCGTGGTCGCCCTGTCGCCGCTGTCGATCATCCCGGCGGTCCTCGTGCTGCACTCACCCCGGCCCCGGCCGACGGGGTTGGCCTTCCTGGTCGGCTGGGTCGTCGGGCTGACCGCACTCACGCAGCTCTTCGTCGAGGTATCGAACCTGCTCGGCGGGGGTCTGGACAGGCCGCCGGGATGGGCGTCGTACGTCCGCATCGTCGCGGGCGCGGCGCTCATCGCGTTCGGCGTCTACAAGTGGCTGACCCGCCACCGGGCCGAGCACGCACCGAAGTGGATGAGCGGTTTCGCGAAGATCACCCCGCCGCGCGCCTTCCTCACCGCGATGGTCCTGGTCGTCGTCAACCCGAAGGTCCTGTTCATGTGCGCCGCGGCCGGCCTGGCGATCGGCACCGAGGGCCTGGGCCGCACCGGTGCGACGCTCGGCGTGCTGTACTACGTCCTCATCGCGTCGTCCACCGTCGTGCTGCCCATCCTGGCGTATGCGGTGACCGGCGACCGGCTGGATCAGCCCTTGGCCCGACTCAAGGACTGGATGGAGGCCCAGCACGCGACTCTGGTCGCCGGGATCCTCGTCGTTCTCGGACTTCTAGTGCTGTACAAGGGGATTCACGGGCTGTAGTCGGACTCCACGGCTCAGCGCCTAAGATCGAGGGCGTGGGACTCGACGACCGTGATGCGCTTGCGACGCTGCGCGCCGCGGTCGACCCCGGGGCCGGTTCCGACGAGCTGATCCGCCGGTTCTACACCCGATGGTTCGCCATCGACACCGCGGTTCGCGATCTGTTCCCACCCGATCTGAATCATCAGCGCACCGCGTTCGCGACGGCCATGACCTGGCTCCTCGGCGAGCTGGTCGAGCAGCGCGCCGAGGAACCCGTCGCGTTCCTGGCTCAACTGGGTCGGGATCACCGCAAATACGGTGTCGTGCAACGGCATTACGACAGCATGCAGGACGCGCTGATCACTACGTTGCGCAGCCACCTGATCGACGAGTGGGACGATCGGCTCGCCGACACTGCCCAGCAGGCCGTCCAGTTGTTCGTCGGCATCATGCGGGGTGCCGCGGACGCCGAGAAGGGGCCACCGTTTCACGACGGTACGGTGATCGAACACCTGCGGGTCACCCGCGACGTCTCGGTGATCCGGTTGCAGCTGGACGATCCGCTGTACTTCCATCCCGGCCAGTACGTCACCGTCCAGGTGCCGCAATGGCCACGTCGCTGGCGGTATCTGAGCCCGTCGATCCCGGCCGACCGCGGTGGCGCCATCGAGTTCCACGTGCGCTCGGTGGCCGGCGGCATGGTCAGCACCGCCATCGTCGGCGAGACCAAGCCGGGCGACCGGTGGCGACTGTCCAACCCGCACGGCGCGATGCACGTCGACCGCGACGGCGGTGACGTGCTGATGGTGGCCGGTGGGACGGGTCTCGCCCCGCTGCGGTCGATCATCATGGACCTGAGCCGCTTCGGGGTGAACCCGCGCGTGCACCTGTTCTTCGGCGCTAGGTTCCCCTGCGATCTCTACGACTTGAAGACGCTGTGGCAGGTCGCGGCGACCAACCCGTGGCTGTCGGTGACCCCGGTGTCGGAGTACTCCACCGATCCGCCGTGGGCGGCCGATTACCCGGCCGTGACTCCGCCACGCGGTCTGCACGTCCGCCAGACCGGCACGCTGCCCGAGGTGGTGACGAGGTACGGGGCATGGGGCGACCGCCAGATCCTGGTGTGCGGCGGACCGCAGATGGTGACGGCCACGAAGGCGGCGCTGATCGCCAGGGGTGCCGATCCGCTCGGCATCCAACACGATCCACTCGCCAGTTGAGCGTGACAGAATCTCCGGATGTCCGAGTTCGAAGCCATCACGCTGACCGACCCGTCATCCTCGGTGACCGCCACCTTCGTGCCGCTGGCGGGGATGGTGGCCACGTCGCTCCGCGATGGCGACCACGAGTTTCTCGGTCAGCGCCGCGGCCTCGATGCCTACATCACCGCGGGTAAGACGATGGGCATACCAATCCTGTATCCGTGGGCAAACCGGTTGAGCGCCAGCAAGTATGGGATCAACGGCGCCGTCGTCACGCTCACGCCCGGCACCGGCGGCGTGCGGACCGACGAACACGGCGTGCCGATCCACGG contains:
- a CDS encoding antibiotic biosynthesis monooxygenase, which encodes MTDDSATAGAATLLIGQKVRAGRDDDYLEWQKKLGAAAARYPGFRGIELRRPSGEQTDWVVVYQFDSVANLQKWVNSATRQDLLDRGADLFDGPGTRQVIAQDSKVDDALVTVVVSHRVAPDQVEAFLTWQAEVDDVESTFAGFRGSEIFRPIEGVQDEWTISYKFDNAEHLDAWLTSDARRTLLSDERFADFTLRRIDHSFGNWFDYGDSDSPPPSDFKTSMAVWMGLYPTVVFLTLLTAPLGMPLWFSMLVGNLLSSFVMSYVTMPFYGNPILRFWMVPSKNARQPSTNIKGFALVLAINAVWAVIFYLVTVKFWTLP
- a CDS encoding helix-turn-helix domain-containing protein, with product MGEIIHIPRDRRQQPDPLWREALGRRLRVTREHQGRRLVDVAERAGISPQYLSEIERGRKEPSSEMIAAVSGALGIELARLLGGISADLSRPTTRRSAGPMLMAA
- a CDS encoding ClpP family protease, producing the protein MSSYTIPNVLVRNAAGERIMDVYSHLLTERIVYLGTAIDSGVANALIAQLLHLEADNPEQEISLYINSEGGDLAAMLAIYDTMRFVRAPVATTCIGQAVAAGAVLLAAGAPGRRAVLPHSRVVLHQPAAQGRGTIPDLILQADEVVRVRNQLEAILARHTGRTVEELRHDTDRDRVFDADGAVAYGLADRLLDQRA
- a CDS encoding ClpP family protease: MTDDKPPQFHQQLRDNLLRQRVLVLDGPLDDDNGTVLATQLLALATEDAQQDIALWIHSPGGSVPSMLAIRDVMRLVPCDVSTLALGLACSAGQFLLSAGTRGKRFALPHARILMHQGSAGIAGSAVEVEVQADDLRHTRDTVLRIIADDTGQDVERIFTDSLHDRWFTAEQARTYGFVDHVVEQFTQVVPNRERQFGIGAPA
- a CDS encoding GAP family protein, whose protein sequence is MLAELIPLALVVALSPLSIIPAVLVLHSPRPRPTGLAFLVGWVVGLTALTQLFVEVSNLLGGGLDRPPGWASYVRIVAGAALIAFGVYKWLTRHRAEHAPKWMSGFAKITPPRAFLTAMVLVVVNPKVLFMCAAAGLAIGTEGLGRTGATLGVLYYVLIASSTVVLPILAYAVTGDRLDQPLARLKDWMEAQHATLVAGILVVLGLLVLYKGIHGL
- a CDS encoding FAD-binding oxidoreductase, encoding MGLDDRDALATLRAAVDPGAGSDELIRRFYTRWFAIDTAVRDLFPPDLNHQRTAFATAMTWLLGELVEQRAEEPVAFLAQLGRDHRKYGVVQRHYDSMQDALITTLRSHLIDEWDDRLADTAQQAVQLFVGIMRGAADAEKGPPFHDGTVIEHLRVTRDVSVIRLQLDDPLYFHPGQYVTVQVPQWPRRWRYLSPSIPADRGGAIEFHVRSVAGGMVSTAIVGETKPGDRWRLSNPHGAMHVDRDGGDVLMVAGGTGLAPLRSIIMDLSRFGVNPRVHLFFGARFPCDLYDLKTLWQVAATNPWLSVTPVSEYSTDPPWAADYPAVTPPRGLHVRQTGTLPEVVTRYGAWGDRQILVCGGPQMVTATKAALIARGADPLGIQHDPLAS